The genomic window GTCCGGCACGTCCACCAACAAAAAGTTGATGTGCTTCATCAGAGCATGCATAGAAAAATGTAGCCATTAAAGAATATAATAAAACACGTTTGTAAGCAAAACCTGATTTATAAAAAGCATATACAAAACTGAATGTTAAGACAGCATATTCACTCATATGTGCACCTTTTCTAATGATGAACTCTGGAATTGATATATGTAAGTTGTTTTGTATCCATAAAACAATTTGGCTACTTAAACTAGAAGATTCACTACCAGTTTGGCTTGAAAAACTAAATATAATGATCATAAGTAATATAGACGGTATAAAATATTTGATTTTTTTCATTAATAACACCTCTGTTGTATTATAAAAGAACTTGTCGCAAAGGACAAGTTCTTTTTTTAATCAGTTAAATCTTCACCGTTTGTTGCGATGACTTTTTTATACCAGTAGAAAGAATCTTTTTTATATCTATCTAATGTTTTTAAATCAAATTCATCTCTATCTACATAAATGAAACCATAACGTTTAACCATACCTTCATGAGTAGAAATTAAGTCAATTGCAGACCATGGGCAGTATCCCATCATTTCACAACCATCAGAAATAGCTAATTGTACTTGTTTAATATGTTTTCTTAAGTATTCAATTCTATATGGATCATGAACTTTTCCATCTTCTAATTTATCATAAGCACCTAAACCATTTTCAGTAACGATCATTGGTAAACGATATCTAGAATACATTTCACGAATTGTTGCTCTAAATCCCATAGGATCGATTTCCCAACCAAATTCAGTTGTTGGTAAATGAGGATTTTTAAATCCTTTGAACATTCCTTTTTCACCACGAGCAGTTTGTTGATCAGCAGCTGAATTACATTCAACAGTACCATCTTCCCATTCGCAAGTTGCTGTATTGTAATAGTTAAATCCAATGAAATCAGGATGTCCACTCTTTAAAGCTTCTGCGTCACCTTCAGCAAATTCAGGAGTTGCATCATGTTCTTCTAACCAAGCCCATACTAAGTTATTATAAACACCGTATACAGCCATATCTAAGTATAACCAGTTTCTAACTGCATTATAGTTTTGTGCTGCTAAGTTATCTTCTGGTTTACAGCTTGCAGGGTATACTAATGAGATATTTGGAGCTGGTCCAATTTTAGCACCTGGAATCATTTCATGACATAATGCCATTGCTTTTGCTTGAGCAACTAACATATGATGATTTTGTTGATAGATTTCTTTTAGTTCATTTGTACATCCTTCAGGGATAGTTAAAGTACCAATAACTGGTCCAACTAAAGTTAACATATTTTGTTCATTGATTGTTAACCAATATTTGACTCTATCACCAAAGTTTTCATACATAACTTTAGCAAAATTTAAGAACCAATCTACTGATTCTCTATTAGACCAAGAACCACGTTTGTCTAATGCAGCAGGCATATCAAAGTGGAACATTGTTACTAATGGTTCAATTCCATATTTTAAGCATTCATTAATAACATTGTTGTAGTATTCAATACCTTTTGGATTGACTGCACCAGTTCCTTCTGGAATAATTCTTGACCAAGAAATAGAGAAACGATAAGTTTTAAATCCCATTTCAGCCATTAAAGCAATATCTTCTTTATATCTGTGATATTGATCAGCACAAACTGTTAAATCTGATGTTCCTTCTGGAACTTCTTTGACATCTTGACAAGAAGGTCCTTTTCCGTCTTCTAAATTTGCACCTTCTACTTGATAGGCAGAAGTACTTGCTCCCCAAAGAAAGTCTTGAGGAAATGGTTTTAAATTTTTGTGTAACATTTACATTCTCCTTTGCTTTTATATTTACAATGTCATTATACATAAAAAGGTGAACTCATGTGAATTATTTCATTTTGTGAAAAAAGTTTTTATCAAATGAAAACAAATGTCATTTAGTTGCTTTCTTATGCATAAACTTGTAAAATAAATATAAACAAAGGGGTGATTATCATGCATAATAATCATGTTTACTATTTATTAAATCTTCATGGAAATGATATTTTAACTTCTAAAAACATGCAATTGGAAAAAGAATTTATGCAACATGGGCAATTAAGCTGTTATTGTCATTCACTATTCGTAGCTTATATTAGTCTAAAAATTGTCAAGGCTTTACATCTTAACGCCAATGAACGCAGTTTGATTCGGGGCGCACTTTTACATGATTATTTTTTATATGATTGGCATATTCCATCTTCTTATAATAGACGTCATGCTTTTTCACATCCCAGAAGAGCTTATGAAAATGCTATTCAGGATTTTGAACTGAATGAACTAGAAAGAGATATTATTTTAAAACATATGTTTCCATTAACTTTAAAATTACCACGCTATCGAGAAAGTTATATTGTTTTATTGGCTGATAAATATTGTGCTGTTTATGAAACACTAGCGAAAACACGAACACAGTCAAAAGTGGCATTATTAGAAGAATCATTAATAAAAAGGCATCACGTGCATTTGTGATGCCTTAATCAGTTTGTAGGTTTTCCCATATTTCTAATAATTCTTCAAGCTGTTGATTAGCTTCATCTAATTGTTTAATGATCTGATTATATTTTTGATAATCATTAAGAACCTCTTCAAGATGAAGACTTTCATTGTCTTGAGTAATCTGTTTTTCTAAATCTGAAATTTGCTGTTCAATCTTTTTGATTTGATTTTGTTGTTTACGAAGTTCAGATTGATTTTTTTTCTGTTCCAGGTAAGATATATTTTTTTCTTTTTCTACTTTAACCTCATTTTTATGATCAATATAAGTCGAATAGTTTCCTGAATAAGTATGTGCACCACGTGCACTCATTTCAACAACCTTCGTAGATAGTTTATTAATAAAATAACGATCATGGCTAATAAAAAGAATTGTTCCTTCAAAAGACATAAGGGCATCTTCTAAAACTTCTTTTGATTCAATATCTAAATGGTTTGTTGGTTCATCGAGAACAAGAAAATTACATTTTGATAACAGTAATTTCATTAAAACAACACGACCACGTTCTCCACCTGATAAAACATCAATTGTTTTAAAAGCATCATCACCTTTGAATTG from Candidatus Stoquefichus sp. SB1 includes these protein-coding regions:
- a CDS encoding glycoside hydrolase family 1 protein, coding for MLHKNLKPFPQDFLWGASTSAYQVEGANLEDGKGPSCQDVKEVPEGTSDLTVCADQYHRYKEDIALMAEMGFKTYRFSISWSRIIPEGTGAVNPKGIEYYNNVINECLKYGIEPLVTMFHFDMPAALDKRGSWSNRESVDWFLNFAKVMYENFGDRVKYWLTINEQNMLTLVGPVIGTLTIPEGCTNELKEIYQQNHHMLVAQAKAMALCHEMIPGAKIGPAPNISLVYPASCKPEDNLAAQNYNAVRNWLYLDMAVYGVYNNLVWAWLEEHDATPEFAEGDAEALKSGHPDFIGFNYYNTATCEWEDGTVECNSAADQQTARGEKGMFKGFKNPHLPTTEFGWEIDPMGFRATIREMYSRYRLPMIVTENGLGAYDKLEDGKVHDPYRIEYLRKHIKQVQLAISDGCEMMGYCPWSAIDLISTHEGMVKRYGFIYVDRDEFDLKTLDRYKKDSFYWYKKVIATNGEDLTD
- a CDS encoding VanZ family protein, which translates into the protein MKKIKYFIPSILLMIIIFSFSSQTGSESSSLSSQIVLWIQNNLHISIPEFIIRKGAHMSEYAVLTFSFVYAFYKSGFAYKRVLLYSLMATFFYACSDEAHQLFVGGRAGQLRDVFIDTSGGVIAIVCVYLIYQFIIKRKNATHID
- a CDS encoding HD domain-containing protein, coding for MHNNHVYYLLNLHGNDILTSKNMQLEKEFMQHGQLSCYCHSLFVAYISLKIVKALHLNANERSLIRGALLHDYFLYDWHIPSSYNRRHAFSHPRRAYENAIQDFELNELERDIILKHMFPLTLKLPRYRESYIVLLADKYCAVYETLAKTRTQSKVALLEESLIKRHHVHL